The DNA segment GGGCTTAAAGACGGGCCCTCCTACCACGTTGATCTGTAGCGTGGCAGATGGTCCGATCGGGTAGTCCATCGTCCCGGAATCGCCGGCGTAGGTATAGGTAGGCGGAGGCCCACCGCCGGGAGTGAACAGGTCAGGCGGCCCTACCTGTCGATCTACTTTGTACCCACCGAAGATGCGACGTCCCTCATGCTCTGTCTCTGTCACTTGGAGAAGTGCTTCCTTAAGCTGCTTGATCTCGCCAGCAATGGCATCACGCGCCTCTTGGGGGAGGCTGCCGTCAGCCCCTCGCACGGTCAACTCACGTGCGCGCTGAAGGACAGTCGTTGCTTCGTTCAACGCCGCGTCGGTCGCGTTGAGCCACGACTTAGCGTCGCGGAGGTTGGCATCGTACCGACCCGTCTCCCCAAGGGACCGACGCAGGTCGTAGCTGCGGGCGATGCGTGCCGGGTCGTCGGAAGGCAGCCGGATCTCCTTGCCTGAGGAGAGCTGCTCGTTCAGGCGATCCAGCCTTCGCATGTTGCCCTGGAGACTCTGCAGCACATGAGCACTCATCATACCTTGAGTAATACGCATCGAACGGTCACCTCCGTCTCGACACCGTCACCGAGCCCTAGAGACCCACCCGACCCGTGCGCGTGATCAACTGCTCCAGCATGGAGTCCACCGCTGTGAGCACCCGTGACGAGGCACTGTACGC comes from the Limnochorda pilosa genome and includes:
- the flgL gene encoding flagellar hook-associated protein FlgL, producing MRITQGMMSAHVLQSLQGNMRRLDRLNEQLSSGKEIRLPSDDPARIARSYDLRRSLGETGRYDANLRDAKSWLNATDAALNEATTVLQRARELTVRGADGSLPQEARDAIAGEIKQLKEALLQVTETEHEGRRIFGGYKVDRQVGPPDLFTPGGGPPPTYTYAGDSGTMDYPIGPSATLQINVVGGPVFKPALDALEQVEFDLVNNPAQVGGADLAALDTALDTIIAARSVTGARTNRVEMADMRMKEFDINLKELLSKNEDVEIEEKVMELSMQEYAYRVALQVGARVLQPNLADYLR